One genomic window of Bacillus sp. S3 includes the following:
- a CDS encoding UxaA family hydrolase produces MKLANEQDLTSIVMSESDNVATLLKEIVAGESLQYMINGKKEALTAKQAIPFGHKIAIKPIQPTEHVVKYGQVIGAATVEISPGEHVHVHNIEGIRGRGDKKKGDHHS; encoded by the coding sequence ATGAAACTCGCAAATGAACAAGATCTAACAAGTATTGTCATGTCCGAATCTGATAATGTAGCTACACTTTTAAAAGAAATAGTGGCTGGTGAAAGCTTACAATATATGATTAACGGTAAAAAGGAAGCGTTAACAGCCAAACAGGCCATCCCGTTTGGACATAAAATTGCCATCAAACCGATACAGCCAACTGAACATGTTGTGAAATATGGACAGGTGATTGGGGCAGCTACTGTAGAAATTTCCCCTGGAGAACATGTACATGTTCACAATATCGAGGGAATTCGAGGCAGAGGAGATAAAAAGAAAGGGGATCACCATTCATGA
- a CDS encoding UxaA family hydrolase gives MNTIKGYRRANGKMGIRNHLLIIPTVVCANHVANRIQQSVPESVAIPHQHGCSQIGEDKERTFNILAGTGKNPNVGAVLLVSLGCEVINAKELQEEIRKTGKPVEWIDIQDTGGTVKAIQQGIEIAKQLSNEIQKIPQVDVPLSELILGVKCGGSDATSGLCSNPALGKASDGLLSQGGTIVMGETTEIIGAEHIVAETAINEEVANKLYACVDRFEKEVERIGADMRGGNPSPGNIEGGLSTIEEKSLGCISKAGTAPLKDVLEFAEEIPGNGYYFMDSPGNDIECVSGMAAAGVHMVCFTTGRGTPTGNPIIPVIKITGNEHTAVKMNDNIDIDTSAVMKGKETIEEAGNRILETVIKAAQGELVKAEILGHQEFSISRISISL, from the coding sequence ATGAACACGATAAAAGGGTATCGGCGGGCAAACGGGAAAATGGGAATCCGTAACCATCTATTAATTATTCCAACGGTTGTTTGTGCGAACCATGTAGCAAATCGAATCCAGCAATCTGTGCCAGAATCAGTAGCGATTCCACATCAGCATGGCTGCAGTCAGATCGGAGAAGACAAGGAACGTACATTCAACATTCTTGCGGGAACAGGAAAAAATCCCAATGTCGGTGCGGTTCTTTTGGTTAGTTTAGGCTGTGAAGTAATCAATGCAAAAGAGTTGCAAGAGGAAATTAGAAAAACAGGAAAGCCGGTAGAATGGATTGATATTCAAGATACAGGCGGCACGGTTAAAGCGATTCAACAAGGCATTGAAATAGCGAAGCAATTATCTAACGAGATTCAAAAAATCCCGCAGGTCGATGTACCGTTATCTGAATTAATTCTTGGGGTAAAATGCGGCGGTTCTGATGCAACTTCTGGATTATGCAGCAACCCTGCATTAGGAAAAGCATCAGACGGTCTACTAAGTCAAGGCGGCACCATTGTAATGGGAGAAACAACGGAGATTATCGGGGCGGAACATATTGTCGCTGAAACTGCGATCAATGAAGAAGTTGCCAATAAACTGTATGCCTGTGTAGATCGGTTTGAAAAAGAAGTAGAACGAATTGGGGCAGATATGCGCGGGGGAAATCCTAGCCCAGGTAATATCGAAGGCGGCTTGTCCACAATCGAGGAAAAATCTCTTGGCTGTATCAGTAAAGCAGGGACGGCTCCATTAAAAGATGTCTTAGAGTTTGCTGAAGAAATTCCAGGCAACGGCTATTACTTCATGGATTCTCCAGGTAATGATATTGAGTGTGTATCCGGTATGGCTGCAGCAGGTGTTCATATGGTCTGCTTTACAACGGGACGGGGGACACCAACAGGAAATCCGATTATTCCCGTTATCAAAATTACCGGGAATGAACATACGGCTGTCAAAATGAACGATAACATTGATATTGATACGAGCGCGGTGATGAAAGGAAAAGAAACAATCGAGGAAGCTGGCAATCGTATTCTAGAAACAGTTATAAAAGCTGCACAGGGTGAACTGGTAAAAGCTGAGATTTTAGGTCATCAAGAATTTAGTATCAGCAGAATCAGTATCAGCCTCTAA